A single uncultured Acetobacterium sp. DNA region contains:
- a CDS encoding V-ATPase E-subunit VatE, translating to MISIEEKLQVFTQSLLSKERKNGLKIMTEAKNKKAEQIAASQERITKEKKTLENRSGRSIFRDRNKILAEGKNKAKTLELEERNRILLDFNQLIQTKAKEFLTTAVYSKYLCDCIKSIPEIFGDKKQLIVFINNQDLIQIKELFKNNLEDYTVEYRKLTKESIGGMIVEDSERLIYCDFTVENLITTNYKYIGMTLNAFMENRGELNDGDRAESSKRNHFID from the coding sequence ATGATTTCAATAGAAGAAAAACTCCAGGTTTTTACTCAATCACTATTAAGTAAAGAGCGAAAAAATGGGCTAAAAATAATGACCGAAGCAAAGAACAAAAAGGCCGAACAGATCGCGGCATCTCAGGAAAGGATCACCAAAGAAAAAAAGACCCTCGAAAATCGTAGCGGTCGCTCGATCTTTCGTGACCGGAATAAAATTTTGGCGGAAGGAAAAAACAAAGCCAAAACCCTGGAACTGGAAGAACGAAATCGAATTTTATTGGATTTCAATCAACTAATTCAGACAAAAGCAAAAGAATTTTTAACGACAGCGGTTTACAGTAAGTATCTTTGTGATTGTATCAAGAGCATTCCGGAGATTTTTGGCGATAAAAAACAACTGATTGTCTTTATCAATAATCAGGATCTTATTCAAATCAAAGAATTATTTAAAAATAACCTTGAGGATTATACAGTGGAATACCGCAAGCTAACAAAGGAATCCATCGGCGGAATGATTGTTGAAGATTCAGAGCGGCTTATTTACTGTGACTTCACCGTCGAGAATTTAATCACGACAAATTATAAATACATCGGGATGACATTGAATGCGTTCATGGAAAACAGGGGGGAGTTAAATGACGGTGATCGAGCAGAATCAAGTAAAAGGAATCATTTCATCGATTAA
- a CDS encoding heavy metal translocating P-type ATPase produces the protein MEKTQFSISGMTCTACASAIERKVNQINGVESAVINFTTENLLVIYDAELVSLQLIVETIEALGYGATPILNDPTQKIAKPSKETGYQSQINALRNRLILSIIFTLPILYLAMGPMLGFPIPAFLAGEQNILINALTQMFLTLPVIYLCRHFYTNGFRALLKRIPNMDSLVAVGTSASFLYGVVVLFILAYGFSYDQMELIHHYAHELYFESTTVILVLITLGKFFETKAKGKTSQAIEKLIALVPENARVLRNGVEVEIHVDEVKIDDLVIIRPGERIPVDGIILNGHSSVDESLLTGESLPVEKSKDNHVISGSMNKTGSFEFKATKIGQDTTLSKIIQLVEEAQSSKAPIARIADEISRYFVPVVMGISVLTFVVWMLLGFGLSFALSAAISVLVISCPCALGLATPTAIMVGTGKGAEKGILFKNGPALEILGKSNTIVFDKTGTLTVGSPSITDIILYDSTLDQNDLLKMTASLEKKSEHPLSEAIVKKADESALDLDEVTHFEALSGLGISGEIKDKEILIGNIKLMEKNRIGVEHIMTDYLRLSDLGKTPLLIAWDQAVKGIIAVADTIKENSNLAVAQLKAMGINVYMLTGDNERTAAAIGKMVNIDNVVANVLPHEKSTMIKNLQSQGHQVIMVGDGINDAPALAQSDVGIAIGNGTDVAIESADVVLMQNDLMNIVSAIQLSKATLRNIKQNLFWAFIYNVIGIPLAAGILYIPFGLKLNPMFAAGAMSLSSVSVVLNALSLKTFKTKILPITYQQNIQTVSMAELPEDKTQDKNLVKKEGKKMKIVLKVNDMSCQHCVKRVEGILNGFEGIEDVLVSLEDGQATFTATESVDLSAVVTALTEDGYPATQITE, from the coding sequence ATGGAAAAAACTCAATTTAGTATCAGTGGAATGACATGCACAGCATGTGCCAGTGCCATCGAGCGTAAAGTAAACCAGATAAATGGTGTTGAATCAGCTGTCATCAATTTCACCACTGAAAATTTATTAGTAATTTATGATGCTGAACTTGTCTCGCTCCAACTCATCGTTGAAACCATTGAAGCGCTGGGCTATGGTGCAACACCGATTTTAAACGATCCTACACAAAAAATTGCCAAACCATCAAAAGAGACCGGTTACCAGAGTCAGATTAATGCGCTTCGCAATCGCTTAATCCTTTCGATCATTTTTACCCTGCCGATCTTATACCTTGCCATGGGACCGATGTTGGGATTCCCCATTCCTGCTTTTTTAGCGGGTGAGCAGAACATTTTAATCAATGCTTTAACCCAAATGTTTCTCACCTTACCAGTGATCTATTTATGTCGGCATTTTTATACCAATGGCTTTAGGGCCCTTTTAAAACGGATTCCCAATATGGACTCTCTGGTCGCGGTTGGAACCAGCGCATCGTTTCTTTATGGTGTTGTGGTCTTATTCATCTTAGCCTATGGATTCTCCTATGATCAGATGGAGTTGATTCACCACTACGCCCATGAGCTATATTTTGAATCCACAACAGTTATCTTAGTATTAATTACCCTTGGAAAGTTTTTTGAAACAAAAGCCAAGGGTAAAACTTCCCAAGCGATTGAAAAACTGATTGCCTTAGTCCCCGAAAACGCACGGGTATTGCGTAATGGTGTGGAAGTCGAGATTCACGTCGATGAAGTAAAAATTGATGATCTGGTGATTATCCGTCCCGGGGAACGGATTCCAGTCGATGGAATCATCCTCAATGGGCATTCCAGCGTCGATGAATCCCTGTTAACCGGGGAGAGTTTACCAGTCGAAAAATCAAAAGACAATCACGTTATTTCCGGAAGTATGAATAAAACCGGTTCCTTTGAATTTAAAGCGACCAAAATAGGGCAAGATACGACTCTGAGCAAAATTATTCAATTAGTTGAAGAAGCGCAGTCCTCCAAAGCCCCGATTGCCAGAATCGCCGATGAAATCAGTCGCTACTTTGTGCCAGTCGTCATGGGTATCTCAGTGCTGACCTTCGTGGTCTGGATGCTTCTCGGTTTTGGTTTATCCTTTGCCTTATCTGCTGCTATATCCGTTTTAGTTATTTCCTGCCCTTGTGCTCTTGGACTTGCGACCCCCACCGCCATTATGGTCGGTACCGGAAAAGGGGCCGAAAAAGGTATTTTATTCAAAAACGGGCCGGCTCTAGAAATTCTTGGTAAATCGAATACGATTGTCTTTGATAAGACCGGTACGCTGACCGTCGGTTCGCCATCGATTACCGATATCATCCTTTACGATTCGACCCTTGATCAAAATGATTTATTAAAGATGACGGCATCTCTTGAAAAGAAGTCCGAACATCCACTCAGTGAAGCGATTGTTAAAAAAGCGGATGAATCCGCTTTGGATTTGGATGAAGTGACTCATTTTGAAGCACTTTCCGGTTTGGGCATCAGCGGTGAGATTAAAGACAAAGAAATACTCATCGGAAATATTAAACTCATGGAAAAAAACAGGATCGGAGTTGAGCACATCATGACCGACTATTTGCGCTTGTCAGATCTGGGAAAAACACCCCTATTGATTGCTTGGGATCAAGCTGTTAAAGGCATCATCGCCGTGGCTGACACGATTAAGGAAAATAGCAACCTGGCCGTAGCCCAGCTCAAGGCCATGGGGATTAATGTTTATATGCTAACCGGGGACAATGAACGAACGGCCGCGGCCATCGGCAAAATGGTGAACATTGACAATGTGGTTGCCAATGTTCTCCCCCATGAAAAATCAACGATGATAAAAAATCTGCAGTCCCAAGGACATCAGGTCATCATGGTAGGTGATGGGATTAATGATGCCCCGGCGCTGGCACAAAGTGATGTCGGAATCGCCATCGGGAATGGAACCGATGTCGCAATTGAATCCGCTGATGTCGTCCTGATGCAAAATGATCTGATGAATATTGTTTCAGCCATTCAATTAAGTAAGGCCACACTGAGAAACATCAAGCAAAATTTATTCTGGGCTTTTATTTACAATGTAATTGGAATCCCCTTGGCTGCCGGTATTTTGTACATACCATTTGGTTTGAAGTTAAACCCCATGTTTGCAGCCGGCGCAATGAGTTTGAGTTCGGTATCTGTTGTTCTTAATGCCTTGTCGTTAAAAACATTTAAGACAAAAATTTTACCAATTACTTATCAGCAAAATATCCAAACTGTTTCTATGGCAGAACTGCCTGAAGATAAAACTCAAGATAAAAATCTGGTAAAGAAAGAAGGAAAAAAAATGAAAATAGTATTGAAAGTTAATGACATGAGTTGTCAGCATTGTGTTAAACGTGTTGAAGGTATATTAAATGGCTTTGAAGGAATAGAAGATGTGTTGGTATCCCTGGAAGATGGTCAGGCCACTTTTACGGCAACCGAATCAGTCGATCTCAGTGCCGTAGTTACAGCTCTAACAGAAGATGGCTATCCCGCCACTCAAATCACAGAATAA
- a CDS encoding metal-sensing transcriptional repressor, which translates to METKDRSTELNLLKTARGQLDGIIKMVESDRYCIDVSKQILAVQALLKKTNLEILKKHMNSCVKDAFEKGTGDEKIDEIMLVLDKYYR; encoded by the coding sequence ATGGAAACCAAAGATCGTTCAACTGAACTTAATCTACTAAAAACTGCCCGTGGCCAGTTGGACGGCATCATCAAAATGGTGGAAAGTGATCGCTATTGCATCGATGTTTCAAAGCAAATCCTGGCAGTTCAAGCCCTGCTGAAAAAAACCAACCTAGAAATCTTGAAAAAGCATATGAATTCCTGTGTGAAAGATGCCTTTGAAAAAGGCACAGGTGATGAGAAGATTGATGAAATTATGCTTGTCCTTGATAAGTACTACCGCTAA
- a CDS encoding V-type ATP synthase subunit F, with protein sequence MNSYVISENRDSYLGMQLAGIEGIYVKSKDEIEKAFKTALKNKEIGIIFLTEKASLMIEELVFEAKKEQFTPLITVIPDRYGYARSEGMITRYIKESVGLKDVIK encoded by the coding sequence ATGAATTCTTATGTAATCAGTGAGAATCGTGATTCGTATTTGGGAATGCAGCTGGCTGGTATCGAAGGGATTTATGTCAAATCAAAAGACGAAATTGAAAAGGCTTTTAAAACAGCGCTTAAAAACAAAGAAATCGGAATCATCTTTCTAACTGAAAAAGCATCGCTGATGATTGAAGAGTTGGTTTTCGAAGCCAAGAAGGAACAGTTTACCCCTCTGATCACAGTTATCCCAGATCGCTATGGCTATGCAAGAAGTGAAGGTATGATTACCCGATATATCAAAGAATCAGTAGGATTGAAGGATGTGATTAAATGA
- a CDS encoding V-type ATPase 116kDa subunit family protein: protein MAIENVIMMDVVGKIKQVDQFAKEIFLFNDIQIVDAMHEIDAGRFMLPVLKENIGELLGFAQLVSGETMMDERNFIKLISKLNELYQDSLKLDMLSLAKGEHHLENALSIVKSFEINLGAEYREIRQINERMEALKKSRIAYSYLDEMDVQMSELDKLENFSYSIGSVTKDNAVRLKSIYNSVTSIVFHVGNQADNEEVFMIISPKDLEIESQRILKALNYKPIEGFSSEYTQTPKEIIESIENELLELKERTVRLYKNLSVHLEENRGEATISFNTLYLYGNLSIIKKYMAFSDDSFYFSGWISKRDKQRMEAIGSKYPELIMMFSDPKTGSGKPPTKMKNNWLFRPFEVLVKMYGVPAFDELDPTAFLSITYMFCFGFMFGDVGQGVILSVIGLILSRKGIELGKVLLRLGICAVFFGFMYGSVFGFETIINPIWVRPFNEINTMLLTAVIVGMLLLFLAYVYSIINKLRKKEIKEGIFGKNGICGFILYLSILGLVGLNLGVIPNAQIMNPILIGVIILMIFIVLIREPLANYLSKRKPLYENEVSEYYVEGGFEIFEMLLGMLSNTLSFIRIGAFALTHVGLFMAFQTLAAMAQNGVISAGILIIANLFIILLEGLIVSIQALRLQYYELFSKYYTGDGTEFKPIDLEIKLF, encoded by the coding sequence ATGGCAATCGAAAATGTAATCATGATGGATGTAGTGGGAAAAATTAAGCAAGTTGATCAATTTGCCAAAGAAATCTTTCTTTTTAATGATATCCAAATTGTCGATGCTATGCATGAGATCGATGCTGGCCGGTTTATGCTCCCTGTGCTCAAGGAAAATATTGGCGAACTGTTGGGGTTTGCCCAGTTGGTATCAGGGGAAACCATGATGGACGAAAGAAATTTCATCAAGTTAATTAGCAAGCTTAATGAACTTTATCAGGATTCTCTGAAGCTGGATATGCTTTCACTGGCAAAAGGTGAGCATCATCTCGAAAATGCACTTTCAATCGTTAAATCATTTGAAATTAATTTAGGGGCTGAGTATCGTGAGATCAGACAAATAAATGAGCGCATGGAAGCCCTGAAGAAAAGTCGGATCGCCTATTCATATCTGGATGAAATGGATGTTCAAATGAGCGAACTTGATAAGTTGGAAAACTTTTCTTACAGCATCGGTTCAGTGACAAAGGACAATGCCGTTCGTTTAAAAAGCATCTATAACAGTGTGACGTCAATCGTTTTTCATGTCGGCAATCAGGCCGATAATGAAGAAGTTTTTATGATTATCTCACCTAAAGACCTGGAGATCGAATCCCAACGGATTTTAAAGGCTCTCAATTATAAACCCATTGAGGGATTTAGTTCTGAATACACACAAACACCGAAAGAAATAATAGAATCGATCGAAAATGAATTGCTTGAATTAAAAGAAAGAACAGTCAGATTATATAAAAATTTAAGTGTTCATTTAGAGGAAAACCGCGGGGAAGCAACGATTAGTTTTAATACGCTTTATCTTTATGGCAATCTGAGTATCATAAAAAAATATATGGCGTTTAGTGATGATAGCTTTTATTTCTCAGGATGGATTTCAAAACGGGATAAACAGCGGATGGAAGCCATTGGATCCAAATACCCGGAGCTGATAATGATGTTTTCCGACCCAAAGACGGGCAGTGGTAAGCCGCCGACAAAGATGAAGAATAATTGGTTGTTTCGGCCCTTTGAGGTGTTGGTAAAAATGTACGGTGTGCCGGCATTTGATGAGTTGGATCCGACCGCCTTTTTGAGCATCACCTATATGTTCTGTTTCGGATTTATGTTTGGGGATGTTGGTCAGGGCGTCATCTTGTCCGTCATTGGGCTCATTCTTAGCCGTAAGGGAATAGAACTTGGAAAAGTGCTGTTGCGTCTCGGAATTTGTGCTGTATTTTTTGGTTTTATGTATGGCAGTGTTTTCGGCTTTGAAACGATCATTAATCCCATTTGGGTCAGACCTTTCAATGAAATCAACACGATGTTGTTAACCGCCGTGATTGTGGGGATGCTCTTGCTCTTTCTGGCTTATGTTTACAGTATTATTAATAAGCTCAGGAAAAAGGAAATTAAAGAAGGTATTTTTGGGAAAAATGGTATTTGCGGATTTATTTTATATCTCTCAATTTTAGGTCTGGTGGGATTGAATTTAGGGGTGATTCCGAATGCCCAGATCATGAATCCGATCTTAATCGGAGTGATAATTCTGATGATCTTTATTGTCCTAATCCGGGAGCCATTGGCAAATTATTTATCAAAACGAAAGCCGCTATATGAGAACGAGGTATCGGAATATTATGTTGAAGGCGGCTTTGAAATTTTTGAGATGCTCTTGGGGATGTTGAGCAATACGCTTTCATTTATCAGAATCGGCGCTTTTGCCCTGACCCATGTTGGGCTGTTTATGGCCTTTCAGACACTGGCCGCGATGGCGCAAAACGGCGTCATCAGTGCCGGAATATTGATTATTGCAAATCTGTTTATTATTTTACTGGAGGGCTTGATTGTTTCAATTCAGGCCTTGAGATTGCAATATTATGAATTATTCAGTAAATATTACACCGGTGACGGAACGGAGTTTAAACCGATCGATCTGGAAATTAAATTATTCTAA
- a CDS encoding V-type ATPase subunit: MSKSKYACINAKTLAMSARRLNDHDFSELVKDGDLKEVFHYLWDHTYYADFIKLLDPKNLHRSDLEVRLNYLKVQEIEKLLYYLSGPDKSFIKVYLVRLEVESLRILIRGIARKEALESLRDMMVYSKNHTKVPFDRLLRVKDWDEFKKLLVDTDYYRIFEIHKELETEAELVMIEKKLDRYYYDLLRNRLFKLDKKSNRDLIEVQQRHFDLLNLVWMYRGKKFYNLSREEILAYSLRGGLKLNEQQLGDLAGAKNVDEMKAQLVDSDYAFLFNHTKTIDLYMERRQERYLYYLYKRLFSDGGSSLAQVVAYIRLLDFEVEDITSIIESKRYRMGETETKKYLIRSLD, translated from the coding sequence ATGTCAAAAAGTAAATATGCCTGTATAAATGCTAAGACTCTTGCCATGAGTGCCCGAAGGCTTAATGATCATGATTTTTCCGAACTGGTTAAGGACGGCGATTTGAAAGAAGTGTTTCACTATTTGTGGGACCACACTTATTACGCCGATTTTATAAAACTGCTGGATCCTAAAAATCTCCATCGATCGGATCTTGAGGTGCGTTTGAATTATTTAAAAGTGCAGGAAATAGAGAAGTTGCTTTATTATTTATCAGGACCTGACAAATCATTTATTAAAGTATATCTGGTACGTTTAGAAGTAGAATCCTTAAGAATTTTGATTCGGGGAATAGCCAGAAAAGAAGCATTAGAATCTTTGCGTGATATGATGGTTTATTCCAAAAATCACACAAAAGTCCCCTTTGATCGGCTGTTGCGAGTGAAGGATTGGGATGAATTTAAAAAGCTCCTGGTCGATACCGATTATTATCGAATATTCGAAATTCATAAGGAACTTGAAACGGAAGCAGAATTAGTCATGATCGAAAAAAAGCTGGATCGTTACTACTATGATTTATTAAGAAACCGATTGTTCAAATTAGATAAAAAGTCAAATCGCGATTTAATTGAAGTGCAACAGCGTCATTTTGATTTACTCAATTTAGTTTGGATGTATCGGGGGAAAAAATTTTACAATCTGTCCCGGGAAGAAATTCTTGCCTATTCTTTAAGAGGGGGATTAAAACTTAATGAACAACAGTTAGGCGATTTGGCCGGAGCAAAGAATGTCGACGAAATGAAAGCGCAATTAGTCGATTCGGATTATGCTTTTTTATTTAATCACACAAAGACCATCGATTTATATATGGAAAGACGTCAGGAACGTTATCTTTATTATTTATACAAACGATTGTTCAGTGATGGTGGCAGCAGTTTAGCTCAAGTGGTGGCTTATATTCGGTTGTTGGATTTTGAAGTTGAAGACATTACGTCAATTATTGAAAGTAAACGCTATCGCATGGGCGAGACTGAAACAAAAAAATACTTAATCAGATCCCTTGATTAG
- a CDS encoding V-type ATP synthase subunit A, translating into MTVIEQNQVKGIISSINGPVIKGRNMVSFKMREMVTVGEKSLIGEVIVLEGDIGTIQVYEETEGLKVGEVIIPTGRPLSLNLGPGMLKNMFDGIQRPLAKIQELSPIFIPEGIGLLSIDEAQLWEATITVKPGDILLAGAVFGFVEETEVIQNRLMVPPNLSGTVVSVVPNGPYTITDMLIELRDEKNDIHELKMAHQWPVRIPRPTAYRQETLVPLITGQRIIDIFFPIAKGGTAAIPGGFGTGKTMTQHQLAKWSDADIIVYIGCGERGNEMTEVIEDFPKLIDPRSGKSIMERTVLIANTSNMPVAAREASIYTGVTIAEYYRDMGYAVAMMADSTSRWAEALREISGRLEEMPAEEGYPAYLPSRIAEFYERAGSVQTLGGDEGSITIIGAVSPAGGDFSEPVTENTKRFVNVFLALDKNLAYARHYPAINWLESYSGYIKILSDWYEDNVAADCIELRNKMIELLYQENKLLEMVMLVGEDVLPDDQRWVLEIAKIIKVGYLQQNAYNKEDTYVPLAKQYAMLKAIEYLYEKGRAGLKLGIPTSQLKNQEIISAFIKMKYTIPNDDLSGIDALKNKIDTYYDALFKHYKD; encoded by the coding sequence ATGACGGTGATCGAGCAGAATCAAGTAAAAGGAATCATTTCATCGATTAACGGGCCGGTTATCAAAGGTCGAAATATGGTTTCTTTTAAAATGCGGGAAATGGTAACCGTGGGCGAAAAAAGCCTGATTGGTGAAGTAATTGTTTTAGAAGGCGATATCGGGACGATTCAGGTTTATGAAGAAACCGAAGGGTTAAAAGTTGGGGAAGTGATTATTCCCACCGGCCGACCGCTGAGTCTTAATTTAGGACCAGGGATGTTAAAAAATATGTTTGATGGCATTCAGCGACCGCTCGCAAAAATACAGGAGCTATCACCGATCTTCATTCCCGAAGGGATTGGTTTATTGTCCATTGATGAAGCGCAGCTTTGGGAGGCGACCATTACCGTAAAACCTGGGGACATTTTATTGGCAGGGGCGGTCTTTGGATTTGTTGAAGAAACCGAAGTGATCCAGAATCGGCTGATGGTCCCGCCGAATCTATCGGGAACCGTGGTTTCGGTGGTGCCGAATGGCCCTTACACCATCACAGACATGCTGATAGAATTGCGGGATGAAAAAAATGACATCCATGAGTTGAAAATGGCCCATCAGTGGCCGGTCAGAATACCCCGGCCAACGGCCTATCGACAGGAAACGCTGGTACCGCTGATTACCGGCCAACGAATTATTGATATCTTTTTTCCGATTGCCAAGGGCGGAACCGCGGCGATTCCCGGAGGCTTTGGAACCGGAAAAACGATGACCCAGCATCAGTTGGCAAAATGGTCCGATGCCGATATTATTGTTTATATCGGTTGCGGTGAACGTGGCAATGAAATGACCGAAGTCATCGAGGACTTTCCCAAACTTATCGATCCGCGATCCGGAAAATCGATTATGGAGCGAACGGTGCTGATTGCCAATACCTCCAACATGCCGGTGGCGGCCAGGGAAGCAAGTATTTATACCGGGGTGACCATTGCTGAATATTACCGGGATATGGGTTACGCCGTGGCAATGATGGCGGATTCAACCTCCCGTTGGGCCGAGGCGCTGCGGGAAATTTCCGGCCGGCTGGAAGAGATGCCAGCGGAAGAGGGTTATCCCGCTTATTTGCCATCCCGGATTGCCGAATTTTATGAGCGCGCCGGCAGTGTTCAAACATTAGGTGGGGATGAAGGATCCATCACCATTATTGGCGCCGTTTCACCGGCTGGGGGTGATTTTTCTGAGCCGGTGACCGAGAATACCAAACGGTTTGTCAATGTTTTTCTGGCACTGGATAAAAATTTAGCCTATGCCCGACATTATCCGGCGATTAACTGGTTGGAAAGCTACAGTGGTTATATTAAAATTTTGTCTGACTGGTATGAGGACAATGTCGCCGCAGACTGTATTGAGCTGCGGAATAAAATGATCGAGCTGCTTTATCAAGAAAACAAACTGCTGGAAATGGTCATGCTGGTAGGTGAGGATGTGCTGCCGGACGATCAGCGCTGGGTGCTTGAAATTGCCAAAATAATCAAGGTTGGTTATCTTCAACAGAATGCCTATAACAAAGAGGATACCTATGTGCCCTTAGCGAAGCAATATGCGATGTTAAAAGCAATTGAATATTTATATGAAAAAGGACGGGCCGGCCTGAAATTAGGAATTCCCACCTCCCAGCTTAAAAATCAGGAGATTATCAGTGCCTTTATAAAAATGAAATATACCATCCCAAACGATGATCTCAGTGGGATTGATGCGCTTAAAAATAAAATTGATACCTATTATGATGCGCTTTTTAAGCACTACAAAGACTAG
- a CDS encoding ATP synthase subunit C, whose translation MNVLTFITIGATLLVLGTIAWGIYFVYNDCGESQRKMKRFLRINLTTFIPILAAAFVFMAPSIVTAATTGSSTGITDAGLGYIAAALSTGLACVGAGYAVGVVGSAALGAVSEDPKILGKTLIYVGLAEGVAIYGLIIAIMIIGSL comes from the coding sequence ATGAATGTATTGACGTTTATAACCATTGGAGCGACATTGCTGGTGCTGGGAACCATTGCTTGGGGCATTTATTTTGTTTACAATGATTGCGGCGAATCACAACGAAAAATGAAACGATTTTTGCGGATTAACCTGACCACATTTATCCCTATCTTGGCTGCCGCGTTTGTTTTTATGGCACCGAGCATCGTTACGGCAGCAACTACTGGTTCAAGCACCGGAATCACCGATGCGGGGCTTGGCTATATTGCCGCGGCGCTGTCCACCGGTCTGGCCTGCGTTGGGGCCGGGTATGCCGTTGGTGTTGTCGGCTCTGCCGCATTGGGGGCCGTATCTGAAGATCCGAAGATATTAGGCAAAACCCTTATTTATGTCGGTCTTGCCGAAGGGGTGGCCATCTATGGCTTAATCATCGCGATTATGATCATTGGCAGTTTATAA
- a CDS encoding V-type ATP synthase subunit B produces MKKEYLKIDKVVGPLIQVSDVDNVFYGEVVNIVEIATGNVKKGKVIKIEEQHVVIQVFQNTSGLAAGNSIINFTGESFNLPMSLDLLGRIFNGIGQPIDNGSEIFSAVEANINGRPINPMSREYPRNFIQTGISSIDTLATLIRGQKLPIFSGNGLPHNELAAQIVRQAQLGDDVDEPFGVVFAAIGVKHDDEKFFRKSFGESNVMDRVVMFVNYADDPIAERITTPRCALTAAEYLAFEKNMHILVVMTDITSYCEALREISSAREEVPSRKGYPGYMYSDLAALYERAGMLKNQKGSITFLPILTMPNDDITHPIPDLTGYITEGQLVLGRDLFQRSIYPPVSILPSLSRLMKDGIGEGFTREDHAEVANQLFASYSKVQEVRDLSQIIGEDDLSQTDKKYMAFGRAFEAEFLNQGADESRTIVDSLDLGWKLLSLLPLTEFDRLSPENIEKYFHKESQVE; encoded by the coding sequence ATGAAAAAAGAATATTTAAAGATTGATAAAGTCGTTGGCCCCCTGATCCAGGTGTCCGATGTTGATAATGTTTTTTATGGTGAAGTTGTTAATATTGTGGAAATCGCCACCGGAAATGTCAAAAAAGGAAAGGTCATTAAAATTGAAGAACAGCATGTGGTTATTCAGGTTTTTCAAAACACTTCGGGTTTGGCAGCGGGTAACAGTATTATCAATTTTACCGGCGAGTCATTCAATTTACCGATGTCCCTGGATTTACTGGGTCGGATCTTTAATGGCATTGGACAACCGATTGATAATGGCAGCGAAATTTTTAGTGCGGTTGAAGCAAACATTAATGGGCGGCCGATTAATCCGATGTCCAGAGAATACCCGCGAAATTTTATTCAAACCGGTATTTCTTCCATAGATACCCTGGCGACCCTGATTCGCGGTCAGAAATTGCCGATTTTTTCCGGGAATGGGCTGCCCCATAATGAACTGGCTGCCCAGATTGTCAGACAAGCCCAATTGGGGGATGATGTCGACGAGCCTTTCGGGGTCGTATTTGCCGCGATTGGCGTCAAGCATGATGATGAGAAGTTTTTCCGTAAAAGCTTTGGCGAGTCCAATGTGATGGATCGAGTGGTGATGTTTGTTAATTACGCGGACGATCCCATTGCTGAACGAATCACCACGCCTCGCTGTGCATTAACGGCCGCTGAATATCTAGCCTTCGAAAAAAATATGCATATTCTGGTGGTGATGACCGATATTACCAGTTATTGTGAAGCGTTGCGGGAAATTTCCTCGGCCCGGGAAGAAGTTCCCAGCCGGAAAGGGTATCCGGGTTACATGTACTCCGATTTAGCAGCCCTTTATGAACGGGCCGGAATGCTCAAAAACCAAAAAGGATCGATCACATTTTTACCGATTTTAACCATGCCCAATGATGATATCACCCATCCGATTCCCGATTTAACCGGCTATATAACCGAAGGGCAGCTTGTTTTAGGGCGGGATTTATTTCAACGGAGCATCTATCCGCCGGTGTCCATTTTACCGTCATTATCGCGATTGATGAAAGATGGGATTGGCGAAGGGTTTACTCGGGAGGATCATGCCGAGGTTGCCAATCAGCTTTTTGCGTCCTATTCTAAAGTTCAGGAAGTAAGAGATTTGTCACAAATAATCGGCGAAGACGATTTGAGTCAGACGGATAAAAAGTATATGGCTTTTGGACGCGCTTTTGAAGCCGAATTTTTAAATCAGGGAGCTGACGAAAGCCGCACCATCGTTGACAGTCTTGATCTGGGCTGGAAACTGCTGTCACTGTTACCATTAACAGAGTTTGATCGATTAAGTCCCGAAAACATTGAAAAGTATTTTCACAAGGAATCACAGGTGGAATAA